In Paracoccus fistulariae, a single window of DNA contains:
- a CDS encoding DUF7220 family protein — MKQTRLMSLVESVANVIVGYGVAVVTQILIFPIFGLHTTLAQNLKMGAIFTVVSIARSFALRRVFEAIRMRSAK, encoded by the coding sequence ATGAAGCAGACCCGCCTCATGTCGCTGGTCGAGTCCGTCGCCAACGTGATCGTCGGCTACGGCGTCGCGGTCGTGACGCAGATCCTGATCTTCCCGATCTTCGGGCTGCACACGACGCTGGCGCAGAACCTGAAGATGGGCGCCATTTTCACCGTCGTCTCGATCGCCCGTTCCTTCGCCTTGCGGCGGGTGTTCGAGGCGATCCGGATGCGGAGCGCCAAATGA